In a single window of the Perca flavescens isolate YP-PL-M2 chromosome 18, PFLA_1.0, whole genome shotgun sequence genome:
- the fsaf1 gene encoding 40S small subunit processome assembly factor 1, whose translation MNAKEDEDCLFLEHVLDKLYEFDDGPASKKLKSQKKKKRKRPEEEEEEQFSTVKDICSDTEDNRTSYVGTEHQPQQPKTGETGPTIRPVSQVEVVTFQDPRKKPKTKQMPAPDKMPALQKTTETKESDPLEELNLEKARLEVHRFGITGYRKEQQRVFEQDRAVMLGARPPKKDYVNYKMLQQQIKEKKQKAKEEVQPDLKKKKKQSNQRDKKRKVSSGSGSGSGSALSGQVGRFKNGMLILSSKEIQKIKGNKRRK comes from the exons ATGAACGCAAAAGAAGACGAAGATTGTCTGTTTCTTGAGCACGTTTTGGATAAACTTTACGAGTTTG ATGATGGACCAGCATCAAAAAAGCTCAAGtctcagaagaagaaaaaacgaAAAAGgccggaggaggaggaagaagaacagTTCTCTACAGTCAAGGATATCTGCAGTGACACTGAAGACAACAGAACAAGTTATGTTGGCACTGAACACCAGCCGCAACAACCAAAGACTGGGGAAACAG GTCCAACCATCCGGCCAGTGAGCCAGGTGGAGGTCGTGACATTTCAGGACCCGAGAAAGAAACCGAAAACCAAGCAGATGCCAGCCCCTGACAAAATGCCT GCCCTTCAGAAGACAACAGAGACCAAGGAAAGCGACCCGCTAGAAGAACTCAATTTGGAAAAG GCTCGTCTTGAGGTCCATCGGTTTGGGATCACAGGCTATAGGAAGGAGCAGCAGCGTGTTTTTGAACAGGACAGAGCTGTCATGCTAGGAGCCAGA CCTCCTAAGAAGGACTACGTCAACTACAAGATGCTGCAGCAGCAGATCAAagagaagaagcagaaagcaAAGGAGGAGGTTCAGCCG gacctgaagaaaaaaaagaagcagagtAATCAAAG GGACAAGAAGAGAAAGGTGTCCTCTGGCTCTGGCTCTGGCTCTGGCTCGGCCCTCTCGGGTCAGGTGGGCCGCTTCAAGAACGGCATGCTGATCCTCAGCTCCAAGGAGATCCAGAAAATCAAAGGCAACAAGAGGCGCAAATAG